In the Streptomyces coeruleoprunus genome, CTGCTGCGGCGCACCCTCGCCGAGGTGTGCCCGAACCCCGCCACGCCGCTCCCGGAGTCGTCCGGGACGGACCTGCTGCGCGACGCCGTGGAGTATCTGCTGCTCCGGGCCCCGCTCGCGGGCCGGCGGCGGACGGCGCCGCTCGCGGAGTTCCTGGCGGTGCTCGCCGGCGGAACGGGGGTCGACGCGCAGGACCCGCTGCTGCGCGGCTGGGCGGCGGCCGTGGGCGCGGAGGTCGACCTCAACGACGCGTTCGAGCGGCTGGCGGACCGTTCCAGGGACATGCGGCTGCGCCTGGTCGTCAGCCTGCACGCGGCGGTCGGCGACGACTGGCCGGAGTCGCTGGCGGCATGGCTCCTGGACGACGGAGTGGTGCGCCGGCACGAGGAGTTCGACTGCGTGCCCGACCGGACGGGGGTGGAGCGGCGCATCGGGGAAGTGCTGCGGTGGGCGTCCCGTCTGGCGGGGGCGCTCGACGCGGAGCTGCGCCGCGTGGAGATCGCCGCGCCCGCGCCGCTGCTGGTCCACTGGCGGCCGGAGGAGACCGACTTCGGGATGCGTCTGGGTGCCGAGCACGAGGTGGTGGTGCGGTGGAGCGACCGCATCCACCCGCCCGACCATCTGTGGTGGATCAACGACCGCGCCCGCCGGACGCTGCGCGCGATGGACGCCTGCCCGGACGGGAGCCGGCTGGACTGGCTGGACGAGGGCGACACGGGCCGCCCCCGCGAGCTGGGCAACCGGCTGCTGGGCGGCCCCCGCAGCCGGGCGGTCGCCCTCGGCCACCGGCCTGCGCACCTCAAGGACCTGATGGAGACACTGCTCGCCGCCTCCCCCATCGTCCTGTGGCCGGAGGACGACACCCACCGCGTGCCGCCGGAGGCCCGCGGCTACGTCGACGCGCACTGGCATCTGCTGCCCGGCGAGTTCTGCCGGGCGTACCGGGACCGCTGGGGCTGGTGCGAGACCCCGCCGCCACCCGGCAGGGAGCATCTGGCGCCGTTGCGCACGGTGTGGGACGGCCCCGAATGGCTCGACTTCTGCAGATGGTTCGAACAGTTCACGACGGATGGGGAGAGTCCCGCATGACCTGGCAGCCCTTCTACACCGGCAGCGGCGTCACGCCGGAGAAGCAGGTCGAGATCGCCCCGGCCCCGCCGTGGCGCGAGTTTCCGCGCCCGTCCCTGCACGAGCGGTTCGTACCGCCGCCGGGGCTCGTCGAGGCGGTGAACGCGGCGCTGGTACTGCGCCGTCCGCTGCTCGTGACGGGCCCGGCCGGTTCGGGCAAGTCGACCGTTATCGAGCAGGTGGCGGCCGAACTGGGCCTGGGAGCGGTGCTGCGCTGGCACATCACCTCGCGCAGCAGCCTCGTGGACGCGCTCTACCGGTACGACGCGCTCGGCCGGATCCACGCGCAGCGGCTCCAGGGCGCGGGCGGCGACGACATCGCCCCGTTCCTGCGCATGGGCCCGCTGGGTACGGCGCTGCTGCCTTCGGAGCGGCCGCGCGCCCTGCTGATCGACGAGATCGACAAGAGCGACCTGGACCTGCCGAGCGATCTGCTCGACGTGCTGGAGCGGGGCGAGTTCGAGATCCCGGAGCTGGCGCGGTACGGAACGGACGTGGTCGCGGTCCGCGAGTGGGGCGGCGACGCGCGACACGAGGTGCGGCGGGGGCGCGTGCAGTGCACGGAGTTCCCGTTCATCGTGATGACCAGCAACGGCGAGCGGGACTTCCCGGCCGCCTTCCTGCGCCGCTGCATCCGGTTCACGATGCCGCTGCCCACGACGGAGAGCCTGCTGCGGGTGGTGGAGGCCCACTTGGGCGCGAAGACGGCCCGGTCCGACACGGCGGGTGAGCTGATCGGCACCTTCGTCGACCGGCTCACGGCGGGCGAGAGCCTGGCCGTGGACCAGTTGCTCAACGCCGTGCACCTGCTGGCCGGGGGCAGCGCGCCGGACGAGGCGCGGCGCCGGGCGGTGGTGGATCTGCTCCTGCGCGAGCTGTCCCATGCGTGACGTTCCGGGGACCGGTCAGGGGGAGCCGACGCCGGGGCCGACCAGCGTGGACGGGCTCCGCCGGGCGCTGGCGGCCCTACGGGCGGCCGTCCCTGACCTGGACACGTTCGGCGACCTGGACGGCACGCAGCTCGCCGAGGCGCTGTGGCTGGCCGCCCGGATGACGCAGGGTGCCCCGGCCGGCGCGCGCCCGGCACCGCGCCCCCACACCGCCGGAGCGTCCGGCACGGCCGAGGGCGCCCCGCCCCCGGAACCACCCGCGGCCCCGGAGCGGTCGCCGGAAGCCACGGACCCGGACGAGCCGTCCTCGGCCGGTGCGGCGGACGCGGGGACGGAGCGCCCGCTGCACGAGCGCCTGCCGGGCAGCGGTACGCGCGTGCGCGGCCATGCGGTCGCCGCGCCCCGCGCGACGGTCCTGCCCCGGGCGCTGGAGGTCACCCGGGCGCTGCGGCCGTGGAAGCGGGTCTGGCCGGAGGGGCGGCGCAGCGAGCTGGACGTCGAGGCGACGGTGGACGGCTATGCGCGCAGCGGTGAGCTGATCCCGGTGTTCGGGGCGGGCCCGGAGCGGTGGTTCGACCTGACGCTGGTCGTCGACCGCTCCCCCGGTATGCGGGTGTGGCAGGAGACGATCGGCGAGTTCACGGCCGTACTGGACCGGCTGGGGGCGTTCCGGACGCTTCAGCTGCGGGACCTCGTGTTCGACGGGGACGGGCTGCCCCGGACGCCGGGCCCGTTGCGGTCGGCCGACGGACGGACCCTGGTGGTGGTCGTGTCGGACTGCGCGGCGGCCCCCTGGCGGGAGCCGGAGGTGTGGCGGCTGCTGCGGGAGTGGGCGGGTGCGACTCCGACGGCGCTGCTGAACCCGCTCCCCACGAAGCTGTGGCGGCGCGGCGGGCTGAACCTGCCGACGGTCCGGTTCACGCCGACCGCTCCGGGCGCCCACCGCAGTCGCGTCCCTCACGAACCGCCGCCCCTGCTCGGCGTGCCGGAGGCCGACGCGTCCGGGGCCTGGCTGCCGATACCCGTCCTGTCCCTCTCGCCGCACTCGCTGGACCGCTGGTCGCGCACCATGATGCGGGGCGACCCGGAGGGCTGCACCGCCGTCCTCGTACCGCCCGGCGGGCGGCTGCGGGACGGTGGCCGGCCACGGTCCGTGCCGGTGTCCCCGGCGACGCTCGCTGAGGGCTTCCTGCGTACGGCGGCGCCCCGCGCGGCCCGACTGGCGGTGCTGTGCGCCCCGTTCGACCGGATGAGCCTGTCGTTGCTGCACATCGTCCGCCGTGAACTCGTGCCGGACGCCACGACGGCGGACGTCGCGGAGGTGGTGACGAGCGGACTGTTCCGGCTGGAACAGGACGGTGAGGGGCCGGTGGAGCTGCTGCTGTCCGCCGAGGCACGGGCGATTCTGCGCGAGCGGCTTCCGGCCCACGAGGCCTGGCGCGTCCACCAGGCGCTGGACCGTCATGTCGCCTCCCGGGGCGATGGCAGGACTCCCCTGCCCGCGGTCGCCTCCGGTGGCGACGGCCCGCAGGACCTGCGGGCGGAGCGCGAGGCGTTCGCCCACGCGTCGCGGCAGGTCCTGGAGATGCTGGGCCTCGCGGAGCAACAGCCACCGCGACAGCCGCAGCCGCAGCCGCAGCCGCAGGCCGACGACGCGGTCGGGCACTCCGGCGAGGAGACCGGCGACGGGCCCGCCACCCCTCCCGGCAGGTCCACACTCCCTCCGCCCCCCACGCCCTTCGTCGGCCGCGTCACGCAGACGGAAGAGCTGGTGCGGAGCCTGTCGGCACCGAGCGGCCAGGTGCACTGCATCACCGCGCTGGACGACACGCCCGGCGCGGGCAGGACGGCGCTGGCGCTGCACGTGGCGCACCGGGTGGCCGAGCACTATCCGGACGGCCGGTTCTATGTGGACGTGCGCGGTTCGCGCGGGGCGCCTCTCCCGGCCGACGCGGTCATCCACCAGCTCCTGAGGGACCTCGGCGCACCCGTCGGGGACGGCCCGCCTCGCGACCAGGAGTCCCTGGTCGCCGCCCTGCGCACCGCGCTGCGCGGCCGGAGGGCGTTGTTCGTGCTGGACGACGTGCCCAGGCGCCTGCCCTTCCTCGCCGCGCTCGTGGAGCAGCCGGGATGCGCCACCGTCGTGACCGCCCCGCACGCGGCGATGACGGACGTGCGGCCGGGCTTCACCACGACGCTGGCGCCGCTCACGCCGTCCGACGCGTCCGCCCTGCTGACCGCGGCGGCCGAAGCGGTCCAGGCCTCCTTGGCCGAGGCGGCCCACGACTCCCTGCGGGAGTTGATGGCGGTCGGCTCCTGGTGGCCCTTGGCCGTCCGGCTGCTCGGGGCGTGTCCGGCGCTTTGGTACACGGCGGAGCTCCGTTCCCTCCGGGCGGCGTTCCCGGCCGACCGGACGGGGGCGGTCCTGACGCTCCTCTCGCAGGCGCTTCCGGACCGGCTCCGCAGGACGCTCACGTCCCTGGCTCCGGCCGAGAGCGGAGAGGTGACGCCGACGGAAGCGGCGGCTCTCCTCGGCGCGTCACGTGCCGAAGCGCTCGTCGCGCTGAACGACCTGGTGGCTCAAGGCCTGCTGGAGGACGGAGGCGGTTCCTGCTTCCGGTTCCCGAAGGCGGTCCAGCACCACGTACGGACCTGGGCGGTGTCCCCGCAGGCACAGCACGAGGCGTCGGCGCGGTTGCTGCGCCTCTACCTGGCGGCGGCCGCCGCCCTGTACGAGGAGAGCAGGCCGGGCTCGCGGCTCGCCGCGCGGTTGGGCGTCGAGCCGTCGCCGCAGGCGTTCGCCCCGGACGAGGCGGACCTCTGGCTGTCCAACGCGCTGGCGTTCGTCGTGGCGCCCTTCTCCGAGCGGACGGCGGAGCTGTCGGGTTGTGCCTCCCTCCTGCTGCTGCTCGTCGACCTGGCGCGCGGCACTCCGTACGCGTCCCGGTATGCGCACGCGGCGGAGGCGCTGTGGGACTGTGCCCGCCGTGCCGAGCCGGAGGCGGGCGACCACCTCCGTGTCGTGGTCGCCGTCGCGCACGCCCGGCACGCGGCCGGGCGGCCGGAGGCCGAGGTGGCGGCGCTGCTCCGCGCGATCTCGTACCAGGACTTGTCGCTGGACACCGCGACCCGTGGCCTCACCACCCTGCTGTTCGGCCGGCTGGCCGAGGAGCGCCAGGCGTGGACCGAGGCGGAGAGGGACTTCCGTACGGCGCTCGCCCACTTCCGCCACGACGGCGACCGGCACGGTGCGGCGACCGCCGCCCTCTCTCTCGCCCGGACACTGGTCAGGACGTTCCGGCCCGATGAGGCCGTGTACTTCGCCGAGGAGGTCCTCGCGGCGTACCCGGACCCGGGCGGGGCGCATGAGACCCGGGAGGCGCTGCTGTGCCTGGAAAGGGCGCTGCTCGACGCGGGCCGGCGCGGCGAACTCCTCGGCGTCCAGCGCCGGATGCGGGACCTGTTCCGGTCGGACGGCGACCGGCGCGCCGAGGGTGCCGTCCTCGTCCGCACCGCCCGCACGCTGCTGGCCCTGGCCCGTCCGGACGAGGCCGTGGCGACGGCTCGGGAGGCCCTCGCGTACCTGGACGAGTCCGACGCGTCCGCCGAACGTGAGGAAGTCCTCCGCCTCCTCGACACCGCGCGGGCCCGCGAAGCCGCGGGATGGCTGGAGCCGGTCGGCGCGGCGCCCGGTGCCCCCGTCGCGCGCGGCACCGGTCCGGCGTCCTGGACGATCGTCGCGATCGACACGGTGGGGGGCGGGAGCGCGGCCGCCTGCGAGGCGCCGCTCATCAGGACGCTGGAGGCGAGCGGCAGCACCGTCGCCTCGTGGCACACCCGCGCGGCCGCCGACCACTGTCTGCTCTTCGTCGACCGGACGGTTGCGCTCGACGCGTTGCTGGCCCTGCTGACGGAGCGCCTTCCCTCGGCGCTGGAGGCGGAGGGGCAGCACCCGGCCGTGCGTCTGGCCGTCCACACGGGCACCGCCGACCCGCGTGCCGGCGACGTGACGTCGGAGCTCGACGTCGAGCTCGCGCTCACGATGCTGCGGTCCGCCGCGTTCCGCGGGACGTCGGCCAACTTCCCGCTCCAGCCGACGCTGTGCCTGTCCCCCGAGGCGTACGCCGATGTGACGTCCGAGGGAGGCCTGCTGGGGCGGCACTTCGCGCCGCGCGAGGTCACGTCGCCGTCGGGGACGGTGACCTGTGTCGTCCTCACGCCCCGTATCGACCTGTCCGCATACGACGCCGATGTCCTCGCCCTGGCCAGGGTGTTCGGCGAGCTGGACCCGGACGGCCGCAGGATGGCGAAAGCGCTGAGGGACTGCATCGACACGGCTCTCGCCCCGGAGGCGACGGGCCGCTTCGACCTCGCCCAGCTGGACGCCGGAGAGCGGGCACTGCTGGGTCGGGGCCTTGAGAGCGCCCTGTGCCGGGAGTTCCCGTTCCGCCCGGGCACGTCGTCGGACCTGGTGGGGAGCCGCCGGGGTGCGCCGCCGGACCTGGTGTGGGACCGTCCGGGGAGGTCGGGCCCCCTCCCCTTCGAGCTGAAGTTCTCCCGGGCGGCGGGCGCCTGGATGTTCGACTCACGGGCCGACGGCCGTCTCTGCCTCCTCGTCCACGCCGACGAGTCGCACTCCCTCTGGTCGGCGGGCCTCCTGCGCGTCCGCCCCGAGCTGCTGACCCCCACCCGGAACCGCGACTCCCTCGCCGCGCTGCGCCCCGAGGCGCGTGAGGCGGCCGTCCTCTGGCTGCACCGCCAGGCTCCGCTGCCGGAGAACGTCCTGCTCCACATGGCCGCCGCGCAGCGCGAGCGGATCCTTGCCGGGCCGACGGCTGTGGCCCGCACGGCCGAGTTCTTCCGCCAGGTGCGGGGCAGGACGGTGCGGGACGCGGCGCTCCGGGCGGTGACACGGCGTCAGGACAGTTCGCGCCGGGTACGCGAGGCCGCGGCCGTCCTGCGGGACGAGGGCATCCTGGTGCTGGGGGGCAATCGCCGGGGCCGGGAGCTGGCCGCGGCGCTGGGCCTCCCCGTCCCGGAGGCGGACGAGTACGTGAGCGTCGCGCTCACCCGCCGCCGCCCGCACCACACCCGCCCCTCGATCGTGGCCGGCGGCGTCGCGTGGGTGGTGGCGGGCCGGGACGACCCGGCGGAACCGCTGCCCCAGGACCTCCCGAGCCCCCGCCGCCCACGCTAGACCGGGGGCCGCAGGACCTCCCGAACCCCCGCCGGCCCCGCCGGCACCGCCGCCCCCGCCCCCGCCCCCGCTCCCGCTAGACCGGGGGCTCCCCCCGCCCCCGCTCACGCCGCTCCCGCT is a window encoding:
- a CDS encoding NaeI family type II restriction endonuclease, producing the protein MRDVPGTGQGEPTPGPTSVDGLRRALAALRAAVPDLDTFGDLDGTQLAEALWLAARMTQGAPAGARPAPRPHTAGASGTAEGAPPPEPPAAPERSPEATDPDEPSSAGAADAGTERPLHERLPGSGTRVRGHAVAAPRATVLPRALEVTRALRPWKRVWPEGRRSELDVEATVDGYARSGELIPVFGAGPERWFDLTLVVDRSPGMRVWQETIGEFTAVLDRLGAFRTLQLRDLVFDGDGLPRTPGPLRSADGRTLVVVVSDCAAAPWREPEVWRLLREWAGATPTALLNPLPTKLWRRGGLNLPTVRFTPTAPGAHRSRVPHEPPPLLGVPEADASGAWLPIPVLSLSPHSLDRWSRTMMRGDPEGCTAVLVPPGGRLRDGGRPRSVPVSPATLAEGFLRTAAPRAARLAVLCAPFDRMSLSLLHIVRRELVPDATTADVAEVVTSGLFRLEQDGEGPVELLLSAEARAILRERLPAHEAWRVHQALDRHVASRGDGRTPLPAVASGGDGPQDLRAEREAFAHASRQVLEMLGLAEQQPPRQPQPQPQPQADDAVGHSGEETGDGPATPPGRSTLPPPPTPFVGRVTQTEELVRSLSAPSGQVHCITALDDTPGAGRTALALHVAHRVAEHYPDGRFYVDVRGSRGAPLPADAVIHQLLRDLGAPVGDGPPRDQESLVAALRTALRGRRALFVLDDVPRRLPFLAALVEQPGCATVVTAPHAAMTDVRPGFTTTLAPLTPSDASALLTAAAEAVQASLAEAAHDSLRELMAVGSWWPLAVRLLGACPALWYTAELRSLRAAFPADRTGAVLTLLSQALPDRLRRTLTSLAPAESGEVTPTEAAALLGASRAEALVALNDLVAQGLLEDGGGSCFRFPKAVQHHVRTWAVSPQAQHEASARLLRLYLAAAAALYEESRPGSRLAARLGVEPSPQAFAPDEADLWLSNALAFVVAPFSERTAELSGCASLLLLLVDLARGTPYASRYAHAAEALWDCARRAEPEAGDHLRVVVAVAHARHAAGRPEAEVAALLRAISYQDLSLDTATRGLTTLLFGRLAEERQAWTEAERDFRTALAHFRHDGDRHGAATAALSLARTLVRTFRPDEAVYFAEEVLAAYPDPGGAHETREALLCLERALLDAGRRGELLGVQRRMRDLFRSDGDRRAEGAVLVRTARTLLALARPDEAVATAREALAYLDESDASAEREEVLRLLDTARAREAAGWLEPVGAAPGAPVARGTGPASWTIVAIDTVGGGSAAACEAPLIRTLEASGSTVASWHTRAAADHCLLFVDRTVALDALLALLTERLPSALEAEGQHPAVRLAVHTGTADPRAGDVTSELDVELALTMLRSAAFRGTSANFPLQPTLCLSPEAYADVTSEGGLLGRHFAPREVTSPSGTVTCVVLTPRIDLSAYDADVLALARVFGELDPDGRRMAKALRDCIDTALAPEATGRFDLAQLDAGERALLGRGLESALCREFPFRPGTSSDLVGSRRGAPPDLVWDRPGRSGPLPFELKFSRAAGAWMFDSRADGRLCLLVHADESHSLWSAGLLRVRPELLTPTRNRDSLAALRPEAREAAVLWLHRQAPLPENVLLHMAAAQRERILAGPTAVARTAEFFRQVRGRTVRDAALRAVTRRQDSSRRVREAAAVLRDEGILVLGGNRRGRELAAALGLPVPEADEYVSVALTRRRPHHTRPSIVAGGVAWVVAGRDDPAEPLPQDLPSPRRPR
- a CDS encoding AAA family ATPase; the protein is MTWQPFYTGSGVTPEKQVEIAPAPPWREFPRPSLHERFVPPPGLVEAVNAALVLRRPLLVTGPAGSGKSTVIEQVAAELGLGAVLRWHITSRSSLVDALYRYDALGRIHAQRLQGAGGDDIAPFLRMGPLGTALLPSERPRALLIDEIDKSDLDLPSDLLDVLERGEFEIPELARYGTDVVAVREWGGDARHEVRRGRVQCTEFPFIVMTSNGERDFPAAFLRRCIRFTMPLPTTESLLRVVEAHLGAKTARSDTAGELIGTFVDRLTAGESLAVDQLLNAVHLLAGGSAPDEARRRAVVDLLLRELSHA